In one window of Paraflavitalea soli DNA:
- a CDS encoding ABC transporter permease, with product MIRNYLKLAFRNVRKHKAFSLINILGLAVGISASLVIYLIVQYEFSFDRFHKDGDRIYRVVSSLDFSGAHYDNSSVPAPLAAAAGTSITGLENTAAIFTTYDPKVSISKGNNQKPEVFKARKGVVFTDQQYFNLVTYQWMAGSPDVLKEPYKVVLTESRAKEYFPFADPTRAVGQLMSYDDSIEVTVAGIVKDLQETTDLNFKEFIATATIPASKLENNYSWTTWNNYFGNSQLLVKLKKGVSPQQTAAQINALVASHAPNSSGVSTKQLLQPLNDLHFNDKYDIFGERRAHKPTLYGLLVVAAFLLILGCINFINLTTAQSVQRAKETGIRKTMGSTRTQLIAQFMSETLALTITATLLSIALIPLLLKAFSDNIPEAITFSRLFQPNIIAFMIALVFVVSLLAGFYPSLVLSGFKPVLVLKNQAFSNSGKTRSAWLRKTLTVSQFIIAQFFIIGTLMVAKQIHFSLNKDLGYRKDAVVNFTIPWRESSLSKKQVLLQKLKSIPEIQMVTLSGIPPASKGTTSSTLTLDDGKKAIEKMTEIRLGDAAYFDLYKIKLVAGQMLQPSDTVRKEYLVNETFAREMGFANPADIIGKHIQRRDKTLLPIVGVVADFHTKSLHTNIAPLVFTAKSEECNTFHILLPPQEAGSNTWKNAFAKLDKALKEVFPERTFEYQFFDEQIADFYKTEQNTSRLLTWASGLAVFISCLGLLGLVIYTTHQRVKEIGVRKVLGASVTQLVSLLSKDFIVLVIVAFVITAPLSWWAVNTWLQNFAYRTSMPWWIFASGGAIMLIIALITLSIQTFRSALANPVKALRSE from the coding sequence ATGATCAGGAACTACTTAAAATTGGCCTTTCGTAATGTCAGGAAGCACAAAGCCTTCTCCCTGATCAATATTTTGGGGCTGGCCGTTGGCATCAGCGCTTCCCTCGTCATTTACCTGATCGTTCAGTATGAGTTTAGTTTCGACCGCTTTCACAAGGATGGAGACCGCATCTACCGCGTCGTTTCCAGCCTCGATTTCTCAGGCGCGCATTACGACAACAGTTCCGTGCCTGCTCCCCTGGCGGCGGCGGCCGGCACCAGTATAACCGGCCTGGAAAACACCGCGGCCATCTTTACCACGTATGATCCTAAGGTGAGCATCAGCAAAGGCAACAACCAAAAGCCCGAAGTATTCAAGGCCAGGAAAGGCGTCGTCTTTACCGACCAGCAGTATTTTAACCTGGTCACCTACCAATGGATGGCCGGCTCGCCCGATGTGCTCAAGGAACCCTACAAAGTAGTGTTGACCGAAAGCCGCGCCAAAGAATATTTCCCGTTTGCCGATCCTACCCGCGCTGTAGGACAACTAATGAGCTATGATGACAGCATTGAGGTAACCGTGGCCGGTATCGTAAAAGACCTGCAGGAAACCACCGACCTTAACTTTAAAGAATTTATTGCTACTGCTACCATTCCTGCCAGCAAGCTGGAGAACAACTATAGCTGGACCACCTGGAACAATTATTTTGGCAACTCCCAGCTATTAGTAAAGCTTAAGAAAGGAGTCTCGCCCCAACAAACAGCCGCACAGATCAACGCCCTGGTAGCCAGCCATGCACCCAATAGCAGCGGCGTCAGCACAAAGCAGCTTTTACAGCCGTTGAATGATCTGCACTTCAACGACAAGTACGATATTTTTGGGGAGCGCCGGGCCCACAAGCCTACCCTTTACGGATTGCTGGTGGTGGCAGCCTTCCTGCTGATATTAGGATGCATCAATTTTATCAACCTTACCACCGCACAGTCGGTTCAGCGGGCCAAAGAAACAGGTATCCGCAAGACCATGGGCAGCACACGGACACAACTGATAGCCCAGTTCATGAGTGAAACACTGGCCCTCACCATCACTGCTACCCTGCTGTCCATTGCCCTCATCCCTTTACTGCTGAAAGCATTTTCAGACAATATCCCCGAAGCCATCACCTTCAGCCGCCTGTTCCAGCCCAATATTATAGCCTTCATGATTGCCCTGGTATTCGTCGTGAGCCTGCTGGCCGGGTTCTACCCATCCCTGGTACTATCAGGTTTCAAACCTGTACTGGTATTGAAAAACCAGGCTTTCAGCAACAGCGGCAAGACCAGGAGCGCCTGGCTGCGCAAAACATTGACCGTATCTCAATTCATCATAGCCCAGTTCTTCATCATCGGCACCCTGATGGTAGCCAAACAAATACATTTTTCCCTCAACAAAGACCTGGGCTACCGCAAAGACGCCGTTGTTAATTTCACCATTCCCTGGCGCGAGAGCAGCCTTTCTAAAAAGCAGGTACTCCTCCAGAAATTGAAAAGCATTCCCGAAATCCAAATGGTTACCCTCAGCGGTATTCCACCTGCTTCAAAAGGCACCACCTCCTCTACCCTCACCCTCGATGATGGCAAAAAGGCCATCGAGAAAATGACAGAGATCAGGCTGGGGGATGCTGCCTACTTCGACCTCTATAAGATCAAACTGGTGGCCGGCCAAATGCTGCAGCCCAGCGATACCGTTCGTAAAGAATACCTGGTCAATGAAACATTTGCCCGGGAGATGGGATTTGCCAATCCTGCTGATATTATTGGCAAACACATCCAGCGGCGCGACAAAACATTGCTGCCCATTGTAGGTGTAGTAGCCGATTTTCATACCAAGTCCCTGCATACCAATATTGCCCCCCTGGTATTTACGGCCAAAAGCGAGGAATGCAATACCTTCCATATCCTGCTCCCTCCACAGGAAGCAGGCAGCAATACCTGGAAGAATGCTTTTGCCAAATTAGACAAGGCCCTGAAAGAAGTATTTCCCGAAAGGACTTTTGAATATCAGTTCTTTGATGAGCAGATAGCCGATTTCTATAAGACAGAACAAAACACTTCCCGCTTATTGACCTGGGCCAGCGGTCTGGCCGTATTCATCAGTTGCCTCGGACTGTTGGGCCTGGTGATCTATACCACCCACCAGCGGGTAAAGGAAATAGGCGTACGCAAAGTGTTGGGCGCTTCTGTAACTCAGCTCGTATCCCTGCTGTCTAAAGATTTCATAGTGCTGGTTATTGTAGCCTTCGTGATCACCGCGCCCCTGTCGTGGTGGGCCGTTAACACCTGGCTGCAAAATTTTGCTTATCGTACGTCAATGCCCTGGTGGATATTTGCTTCCGGCGGAGCCATTATGCTCATCATTGCATTGATAACACTCAGCATACAAACTTTCCGCTCCGCACTGGCCAACCCGGTGAAGGCGTTGAGAAGCGAGTAG